In one window of Spirochaetaceae bacterium DNA:
- a CDS encoding type II toxin-antitoxin system PemK/MazF family toxin yields the protein MPRGLDRWTRPRHRRGRRPSCIEAEVLVSRDHDKDPHKDWHSASVRVNRHGSLRSASATCPTLRVTIDPSGLNGLRRRSQIMADKPVTVRRGKIGDRIGRLDRADLVGLNRALAFCMGLSD from the coding sequence ATGCCGCGAGGTCTCGACCGATGGACGCGGCCGCGCCACCGGCGAGGTCGACGACCTTCATGTATCGAAGCGGAAGTGCTGGTCTCACGAGATCACGACAAGGACCCTCACAAGGACTGGCACAGCGCCAGCGTTCGTGTCAACCGACACGGCAGCCTCCGCTCAGCCTCCGCGACGTGCCCGACTCTTCGAGTGACCATCGATCCGTCCGGGCTGAACGGATTGCGCCGCAGGTCGCAGATCATGGCCGACAAACCGGTGACCGTCCGACGTGGGAAGATCGGCGACCGGATCGGACGGTTGGACCGCGCCGACCTGGTCGGTCTCAATCGAGCACTCGCGTTCTGCATGGGCCTCTCCGACTGA
- a CDS encoding CoA transferase yields MKVVDLAGGAAASIGRDLAALGARVVRVEPRGGHHDRTAAPVVAGLSVDFAIRNLGKTNVELDLGDPEDRTAFRALLAEADLLIESTRPGSAEAAQLGAVRIAAQHPTLVILSVSDFGQTGAYARWQATAPVLDALGGGLARSGLPGRPPLLPPGNLAIECALAQAAYVAVLGYVNRLKSGHGDHIDFSLMKGASQTLDPAFGIYGSATSGIPPSEAPRGRPEVGFMYPIVPCADGAVRICVLAPRQWQGMFRWMGSPPEFADPSFNDLVTRFDNPELIPAIGRFFAGQTRADLERHGQRAGVPIAAVLDVDEVLRSDQVIARRALVPVEISPGHSVPVPNGMIEIDGARAGCRPADSAAPPATPAPRKPEVPRWPFAGARPLSGLRVLDLGVIVVGAEQSRLLADQGADVIKIENSAYLDGTRRSRDGSPVSLPFAAGHRNKRGLGLNLRDQRGKRLFLKLVAQSDVVMTNFRPGTMDSLGLGSEVLRAVNPGIIVADSSAFGPDGPWSKRLGYGPLVRASAGLTKQWRYPGEVDGFGDASTIYPDHVAGRVAATGVLALLIRRLHTGRGGTVSTSQAEIILSHQATDIAARALNAAGSAGATIAEQVAHDAPWGVFPALGDDEWCVVTVRSDEEWRALCSTMGRPDLGAEPELATRAGRDQARARIDALLIDWLATRTPHEAMERLQAAGVPAAAMLRAQDVPDFPLFQEQGFHTRARHPLYREPLLMETGPARFSHLPEPALEPAPVLGEHTRDIARTLLGLSETEIEELIESGVLEQGVPQVPPVRNVAAGSLSDHAVTRS; encoded by the coding sequence ATGAAGGTCGTCGACCTCGCCGGTGGCGCGGCCGCGTCCATCGGTCGAGACCTCGCGGCATTGGGCGCGCGGGTGGTGCGCGTTGAACCACGTGGCGGCCACCATGACCGGACGGCGGCGCCAGTCGTTGCCGGACTGAGCGTAGACTTCGCAATCCGCAACCTGGGCAAGACCAATGTCGAGCTTGATCTTGGCGATCCGGAGGATCGGACCGCATTCCGGGCCTTGCTCGCCGAGGCGGATCTTCTCATCGAATCGACGCGCCCCGGGTCTGCCGAGGCCGCTCAATTGGGCGCGGTCCGCATCGCCGCACAGCACCCGACGCTGGTCATCCTGTCCGTGAGCGACTTCGGGCAGACCGGTGCGTACGCCCGGTGGCAGGCGACGGCGCCGGTGCTCGATGCGCTCGGCGGCGGGCTGGCGCGCTCGGGACTTCCCGGGCGCCCGCCGCTCCTGCCGCCCGGCAACCTTGCGATTGAATGCGCACTCGCTCAGGCGGCGTACGTCGCTGTTCTGGGCTACGTCAACCGTCTGAAGAGCGGCCACGGTGACCACATTGATTTCTCGCTGATGAAGGGGGCGAGCCAGACGCTCGATCCGGCATTCGGCATCTACGGAAGCGCGACATCCGGTATCCCGCCGAGCGAAGCGCCCCGCGGCCGTCCGGAGGTCGGGTTCATGTATCCCATCGTGCCCTGCGCGGATGGTGCCGTGCGCATTTGCGTACTCGCGCCGCGCCAATGGCAGGGCATGTTCCGATGGATGGGGAGCCCTCCCGAGTTTGCCGACCCCTCGTTCAATGACCTGGTCACGCGGTTCGACAATCCGGAGCTGATCCCGGCCATCGGACGTTTCTTTGCCGGCCAGACGCGCGCCGACCTGGAACGGCACGGCCAACGCGCCGGCGTGCCGATTGCGGCCGTGCTCGACGTCGACGAGGTGTTGCGAAGCGACCAGGTCATCGCGCGCCGAGCCTTGGTCCCGGTCGAAATCTCCCCCGGACACTCGGTGCCGGTGCCCAATGGCATGATCGAGATCGACGGGGCGCGCGCCGGCTGCCGTCCCGCGGATTCGGCTGCCCCACCCGCAACGCCTGCTCCGCGCAAACCGGAAGTGCCGCGCTGGCCGTTTGCGGGCGCGCGCCCGCTGTCGGGGCTCCGCGTGCTCGATCTCGGCGTGATCGTGGTCGGCGCCGAACAGTCGCGCCTGCTGGCCGATCAAGGGGCTGACGTCATCAAGATCGAGAACAGCGCCTACCTGGACGGCACCAGGCGGAGCCGTGACGGCAGCCCCGTGTCGCTGCCATTCGCCGCCGGCCACCGCAACAAGCGCGGGCTGGGCCTCAATCTGCGTGACCAGAGAGGCAAACGGCTGTTCCTGAAGCTGGTGGCGCAGAGCGACGTGGTCATGACCAATTTCAGGCCCGGCACGATGGACTCGCTCGGGCTCGGCTCCGAGGTACTGAGGGCGGTCAATCCCGGCATTATCGTTGCCGACAGCTCAGCCTTCGGGCCGGACGGGCCGTGGTCGAAGCGTCTTGGCTATGGGCCGCTGGTACGGGCATCCGCTGGCCTGACCAAGCAGTGGCGTTATCCAGGTGAAGTGGACGGCTTCGGCGATGCCTCGACCATCTACCCCGATCATGTTGCCGGTCGGGTGGCCGCCACCGGGGTTCTCGCCCTGCTGATCCGCAGGCTGCACACGGGTCGCGGCGGCACAGTCAGCACCTCGCAGGCGGAAATCATCCTCAGCCATCAAGCCACCGACATCGCGGCTCGTGCGCTGAACGCCGCAGGCTCCGCGGGCGCGACGATCGCTGAACAGGTCGCCCACGACGCACCGTGGGGAGTGTTCCCGGCACTCGGCGATGACGAGTGGTGCGTGGTGACGGTGCGTTCCGACGAGGAGTGGCGGGCACTGTGCTCGACCATGGGGCGGCCCGATCTCGGTGCCGAGCCCGAGCTTGCCACCAGGGCCGGGAGAGACCAGGCGCGGGCGCGCATCGACGCCCTGTTGATCGATTGGCTTGCCACCCGTACCCCGCATGAGGCGATGGAGAGGTTGCAGGCGGCCGGCGTCCCCGCGGCCGCCATGCTCCGCGCGCAGGACGTCCCCGATTTTCCGCTGTTCCAGGAGCAAGGATTCCACACCCGCGCCCGCCACCCGCTGTACCGCGAGCCGCTGCTGATGGAAACCGGCCCTGCCCGCTTTTCCCACCTCCCCGAGCCGGCGCTGGAACCGGCTCCGGTGCTCGGTGAGCACACGCGGGATATCGCGCGCACGTTGTTGGGCCTGTCCGAGACGGAGATCGAAGAGTTGATCGAATCGGGGGTGCTCGAACAGGGGGTACCGCAGGTTCCTCCAGTCCGTAACGTCGCCGCCGGCAGCTTGTCTGATCACGCTGTCACGCGAAGTTGA